The nucleotide window ATGAATATGCAAAAGGCATTCTTGAAAAAGCTTTGAAAAAAACATTTGCTCCCGAATTTCTTAACCGTATTGACGATGTAGTAATTTTTAATACTTTATATAAACAAGATCTTTATAAAATAATTGATATCGAACTCAAAGGATTGTATGAAAGAGTTAAAAAATTAGGATATGAATTAAAAATTTCATCTTCGGCAAAAGATTTTATATGTGATAAAGGATATGATATTCAATTTGGGGCAAGACCGCTAAAACGTGCAATACAAAAGCATATTGAAGATGAAATGGCAGAAGTAATAATTAGAGCATCAGTTACTGAGGGAGATACAATACAGGTTGGTTTTGATAAAAAGAACGATAAAATAACAATTAAAATTAAAAGTAATAAAAAAGACAAAAAGGAAATAGCTAGGAATAATTAGTGTCTTCTGGAAAAAATTACATTTTTTGGTATTAATTAATGCTTGCAAGAAAACTTTGTAATCTGCTTTAATATTGATATTTCAAACATGCCTGCCGTACAATGTCAATAAATTAAGGCTGAAAGCCTTTAATGTGTAAGCACAGGGCAATCGCCCTGTGTGATTATAAATGTTATGGTTTAGCCCTGAAAAGGCGTTATGTAAATACATTTCGTCCTTTCAGGACTTTTTCCCTTTCGTCATTAATCGTAGGGCGTTGCCCTACGCTAGTACACATAGCCCTTTCAGGGCTAAAACTCTTAACTTATTGACATTGGCCTGTCGGCAGGCAGGAATATAACTTATTTAGTTTTTCATCAAATTTTTCAATTAATTATTAGTTAATAAATAATGCAAGGATGCCTTATTTCTCTTGAATATTTAAAATATTACAAATATATTTGTTGAAACTCTAATGCTATGAACAAAAAAATTATTCTTTTTATTTTAGTGTTATTTACATTTAGTAATGGAATTTCACAAAATAAAAATATTGATTCTTTAAAAAATCTTCTAAATCAGGCAAGTATAAATGAAAGGATTATCACTTTAATTGAACTTTCCGGTGAATACCGGAGTATAAATATTGATACATCAACTCTGTATGCCGAAGAAGCCCTTTTATTAGCAAAAGACTCTGGTAATAAAGAATTATTGTCAAAATCATACAAAAATATTGCTTACAATTTTAATAAGAAAAACGAATATGATTCTGTTTTAAAATACTTAAATCTTTCAATGCCATTTTATAAAAAAAAGAAAAAAGATGATATTCTTGCAGAAATATATGATTTAATGGGCTCTTCGCATGGAACATTAAGTAATTATGATAGTTGCTTATTATATTTTGAAAAAGCCCTTTTTTCTTATATTCAACTAAATGATACTATGTCTCTTTCAAAAATATACGGAAGTATAGGATTGGTATATACTAAAAAAGGAGACTTTGAAAAAGCTACTGAATTTACTTTGAATTCCTTAAAGCTCTCGGAACAAGTAAATAATATTAAGCAAATAGGATGGGCAGCAAATAGTTTGGGAGCAATATACTGGTATTTATATAATGATTCTATGGCATTAAAGTATTATAAAAAATCACTTGATATATATATCGAATTGAATGATGTTTTTGGTATTGCTAGAGCAAATATGAATATTGGTGGTGTGTTTCAGGAACAAAAAAATTATAATGAAGCAATTAGATACTATAAAAATGCTTTAACATCTTTAGAAAAAATCAACGAAAAACGCGGTATTTCTGCTGTTTTGGTAAATTTTGGAAGTGTATATTTTAGCAAGGGTGATTATAAAAAATCACTTTACTATCTTGAAAAGGCTCTTGTATTAAATAAAGAACTCGGAAACAAATGGAGATACGCAAATATATTGCATAGAATAGGGCAAATATATTACCAACAAGGCAAATATGAAAAGGCTTATAAATATTATAACGAAGCACTTGATAAAGCAGGACAAATAAATGCAAATAAAATAGTTAAAGATTGCTATAGAAATATCTCTTTAGTTGATTCAACTTTAGGAAATTATAGTGAGGCATACAGGCATTTTAAATTATATTCTGAAATAAAAGATTCTCTTTTTAATATTGAAAGCAATAAGC belongs to Bacteroidales bacterium and includes:
- a CDS encoding tetratricopeptide repeat protein; its protein translation is MNKKIILFILVLFTFSNGISQNKNIDSLKNLLNQASINERIITLIELSGEYRSINIDTSTLYAEEALLLAKDSGNKELLSKSYKNIAYNFNKKNEYDSVLKYLNLSMPFYKKKKKDDILAEIYDLMGSSHGTLSNYDSCLLYFEKALFSYIQLNDTMSLSKIYGSIGLVYTKKGDFEKATEFTLNSLKLSEQVNNIKQIGWAANSLGAIYWYLYNDSMALKYYKKSLDIYIELNDVFGIARANMNIGGVFQEQKNYNEAIRYYKNALTSLEKINEKRGISAVLVNFGSVYFSKGDYKKSLYYLEKALVLNKELGNKWRYANILHRIGQIYYQQGKYEKAYKYYNEALDKAGQINANKIVKDCYRNISLVDSTLGNYSEAYRHFKLYSEIKDSLFNIESNKQITEMQTKYETEKKEQENIILRKEIEIKEVKEQKHKNFLRFLYILSSALFLLIVLLFIMFRMKANSLRKTKLIFKREKQLSELEIKNKENENKALIAEKKREEAENLMLQEELKAEQEINHLEKEKHEADIQHKNDELSSLTLHFINKNETLGKIKRILFTENNKVKPDYKKCNNNVISIINNNIDNDIDWKNFKVNFEKVHKGYIDRLLGKHSNLSMNEQKLCAYIKINLTSNEIAQIMNITLASVGKNRQRLRKKLEITQQLELKDYIQVI